Proteins encoded in a region of the Thunnus thynnus chromosome 8, fThuThy2.1, whole genome shotgun sequence genome:
- the axdnd1 gene encoding axonemal dynein light chain domain-containing protein 1 isoform X4, whose product MSASMRASSAPSSSRSEPAMDTRVAELNIQVPVDSRKTQPHLVHNQIIPDELLVSLTSTVCNRKTLGHTAHHRHCKGCGIRRPDAVWHHPLGRKKYKYFLEQPTSLTGAGRDISFLCDAMVTQRKTTALPPLTDRCGIGDTQNLSVSESLIPEEYHIVKNKGLRSLEFFEDAFTVQLQDDEQKIRVFPSLKPSGRLEVVQLMRMMDDMLEKAGVDQQSQELTELSQMEGLLELVQTEQNIYNIVFHELIRQVSVGCAERGQLLAKLRQRYQSLLERIPRRLKALHTEAVAQRALDRRLTEEIHRIKTSIQQLSTELSRIRDHDSFVSHQAERAHQQLADALDQTHTNSDVVQGYHQLYELQRGRLETQLLQMTEERDCWSQRTFCLALKVISVKKLELVKRLHFNGQSWFKTAEHCSMYLASKDTEDLNIIMELTDYWREQLTAFMSQLKKTEHAQCDQISAIQQGITKWLAFCTTQNKCTDPKYEKASVEGIHADLKQWSEMLALQCEHYQGEELLCCQQTLGELGHVQERWLDMSLQLFRRHLGPDGEPPGGQQVLMELARVISEHHKQLDSQVSGENGIHGLIVSLLGLMESWVAKLGAVIGCPEKMLVSEWLRLEKGLHNWQSLAEEALQKISIVQTVNEKDKHKLNLYTETEKMLDKVQEFITSLSNFTDCENQRLMEEVNSIQMAQTRWMLDLLLLMVSDHSEDQSQEQDHQYITNISLQKLDEDAKVLAEKLGFFSKYITSSCQLIVEEQILQNPHQIEGENEMDECRKLQRDCTDWVETSLILLSGVEGGSVELCVRQADPTSSSDVPVSPTDSLESLVNKEVSAEPVADNEAKEVKDEIEAELKESTIGEEEQKEICQGELTVCESPVVNLIDYDGNITQRKLGESSVRLNGTEELVVSPATDEAQKAFSDLTTVGLLQQELHESELQVQSAEQRALKAEEALQAALEKIKDLEKQLHDQSSLEPKSSEA is encoded by the exons ATGTCTGCGTCAATGAGAGCCAGTTCAGCGCCAAGTTCATCGAGGTCGGAGCCAGCGATGGACACCAGAG TGGCAGAACTGAATATTCAAGTCCCAGTGGATAGCAGAAAGACACAGCCACATCTTGTTCACAACCAGATCATCCCAGATGAACTGCTGGTCAGCCTTACATCCACTGTCtgcaacaggaaaacactgggACACACTGCACACCATCGTCACTGCAAG GGGTGCGGAATCAGACGGCCAGATGCGGTCTGGCATCACCCACTCGGACGcaagaaatacaaatactttcTGGAGCAGCCAACATCCCTGACTGGAGCTGGCAG GGATATTTCATTCCTGTGTGATGCTATGGTGACCCAGAGGAAGACAACAGCCCTCCCACCTCTGACTGACAGGTGTGGCATCGGTGACACACAG AACTTGAGTGTCTCGGAGAGTCTGATTCCAGAAGAATATCACATTGTGAAAAACAAAGGGCTGCGGAGCCTGGAGTTCTTTGAGGA tgccTTCACAGTGCAACTGCAGGATGATGAGCAGAAGATACGTGTCTTTCCTTCACT GAAGCCCAGTGGCAGACTGGAAGTTGTTCAGCTGATGAGGATGATGGACGACATGCTGGAGAAGGCTGGAGTGGATCAGCAGAGTCAGGAGCTAACTGAGCTCTCACAG ATGGAGGGTTTGCTGGAGCTGGTGCAGACTGAGCAGAACATCTACAACATTGTTTTCCATGAACTGATCAGGCAGGTCAGTGTGGGATGTGCCGAGAGAGGACAGCTGCTTGCCAAACTCAG aCAGCGCTACCAGTCCCTGCTTGAGCGAATCCCCCGCCGTCTGAAGGCTCTGCACACCGAGGCAGTGGCACAGCGGGCTCTGGATCGCCGGCTAACTGAGGAAATCCATCGCATCAAGACGTCAATCCAGCAGCTCAGCAC GGAACTGTCCAGGATCAGAGACCATGATTCCTTTGTTTCCCACCAGGCGGAGCGTGCTCACCAGCAGCTGGCTGATGCCCTTGATCAGACTCACACCAACTCAGA TGTGGTTCAAGGTTACCATCAGCTGTATGAGCTGCAGAGGGGTCGCCTTGAGACTCAGTTGCTCCAGATGACTGAGGAGAGAGACTGCTGGAGCCAACGCACCTTCTGCCTTGCCCTCAAG GTTATCAGTGTGAAGAAGCTGGAGCTGGTCAAACGGCTGCATTTCAATGGGCAGAGCTGGTTTAAGACAGCAGAGCACTGCAGCATGTACCTCGCTTCAAAG GACACAGAGGACCTGAATATCATCATGGAGCTTACAGACTACTGGAGAGAACAGCTGACTGCTTTCATGTctcagctgaagaagactgaaCATGCTCAGTGTGACCAGATCAGTGCCATCCAGCAAGGCATCACTAAGTGGCTCGCCTTCTGCACCACACAGAACAA GTGTACTGACCCAAAATATGAGAAAGCTTCAGTGGAAGGGATTCATGCTGATTTGAAGCAGTGGTCAGAA ATGTTGGCCCTGCAGTGTGAGCACTATCAAGGTGAGGAGTTGCTTTGCTGCCAGCAGACATTAGGCGAACTTGGCCATGTTCAGGAAAGGTGGTTGGATATGAGCCTTCAGCTGTTCAGAAGACACTTGGGCCCTGATGGTGAACCTCCTGGAGGCCAGCAGGTCCTAATGGAGCTGGCCAGGGTCATATCTGAGCATCACAAACAGCTGGACTCGCAAGTCAGTGGAGAGAATG GAATCCACGGACTGATCGTGTCACTGCTCGGATTGATGGAGTCCTGGGTCGCCAAGCTTGGGGCAGTGATTGGCTGTCCAGAAAAGATGCTGGTCTCTGAATGGCTGAGGCTGGAAAAGGGACTGCACAATTGGCAAAGTTTGGCTGAAGAAGCTTTGCAGAAGATCTCCATTGTGCAGACAGTAAATGAAAAGGACAAACACAAGCTCAACCTTTA tacagagacagaaaagatgTTAGACAAAGTGCAGGAGTTCATAACCAGCCTGTCCAACTTCACTGACTGTGAGAACCAGAGACTAATGGAGGAG GTCAATTCCATTCAAATGGCTCAGACTCGCTGGATGTTAGATCTGTTGCTCCTTATGGTGTCTGACCATAGTGAGGACCAGAGCCAAGAACAGGATCACCAATACATTACAAACATCTCACTGCAGAAACTGGATGAGGATGCCAAGGTGCTGGCTGAGAAACTTGGCTTTTTTTCCAAATACATCACCAG CTCATGCCAGCTGATTGTGGAGGAGCAGATTCTGCAGAACCCACATCAAATTGAAGGTGAAAATGAGATGGATGAGTGCAGAAAGCTACAG AGGGACTGCACTGATTGGGTGGAGACCAGTTTAATCCTGCTCTCAGGAGTGGAAGGTGGCTCTGTGGAGCTGTGTGTCAGACAGGCTGACCCCACTTCCAGCAGTGATGTGCCTGTCTCTCCAACAGACAGCCTGGAGTCTCTG GTGAACAAAGAGGTTTCAGCTGAGCCTGTAGCAGACAATGAGGCCAAAGAGGTCAAAGATGAGATTGAAGCAGAACTGAAGGAG AGCACTAttggagaagaagaacaaaaagagaTTTGTCAG GGGGAGCTAACGGTTTGCGAGAGCCCAGTGGTGAATCTGATTGACTATGATGGAAACATCACGCAAAGAAAGCTGGGAGAGAGCAGTGTGCGCCTGAATGGG